TTGTAAATTACTCGTATTATAAATTTACCATATTTCCTAGATAATGTCCTTACTAATCCATTATTCTTTGGAGTAAACTACGTATTagtgatatgaattttttatcttAGCAAATGTCCATTTTGGTCTTTCCTTTCACGAGTAAAACAGAATGAGAGCATATATTACCTTTTTGTGATGATTATTCACAGCTCGAGTTTTATTGATTACTCATCTTTAGATAGGAGATGTATTTTTAAGTCGTTGTTGACTGTTTCTTGGTTGTTGTCACGGGGTTTTAGGGTAAAAAGGATCTGGTAGCTGTTGACACCACTGACTATGAAGGTGGTGAGGGTGAAGGGGATGACAGTGATAATGAAGAAAATAAAGGTGGCTCAGAACATTCATCCAGCGACTTAGATTCCGATGAAGAACGTAAAAGGTGATTGACAGGTTCTTTTGATATTGTTTCTAATGTTATGAGATCACTTACATTCTCGCATACCTCTTGGTAATAGTTATTAACCAGTATCTCTTATGCCCGGACCTTGAGAAGAAAGTGTGAGGGGTATACCTCTTAGGGATTAAAGTGTTGGGGACCATTGAGTTGGCTACAGGGGGTGATTTTAATAGTTATAGTTAAACAAGGGGATATTGAGAGGGAAAACATAGAAGTGTGAGTTGTATATTTGtccttttgtttatttgtttttctaaatTATGAAAACCATTCTTTAATCACATTTGTTCCTACGTCTCAACTGTTTTATTCTGTTGGTCTTTCATAACTGGGTAATCTAACTGTATACTTGTATCAGATATGATGAACAAATGGAAGATTTACTTGAACAGGCTTATGAGCGGTTTGTGATAAAAAAGGAAGGGACTGCAAAGCAGCGTAAGCGTATTAAAAACTCCTATGATGCAGACTCCCAACTTTTGGAGGTATGGAGCTTTCTTTTTTGTATGATTGTAGATGTAATTACATCTTCTGGTTTTAGAGTTATAAATATAAAGGAATTGGAATTATACTCCGATTCTTGAGAACATATTGTTTTATGAACATCTTTGCAAACCGATTCTTGAAATTAATATCCAGCACCGACACCTATGAAAAAAGGCGTGTTGGTGTCGGACACCTGCACTGACACTTGTGATAGCgtttaattttttcattttttctatttattatcgGTGTAGCCGTGTCAGTATCGGAGTTGTATTTGGGGTGTGTGTGCTTCATAAGTTATACTCCCATTCCTTTAATACCAGTTTCCTTTATTTTCTGCCCTTTCTCACGTTCAAACATATCATCGGCCCGATACTTTTAATGCAGCTTACCGGTAATATAGACATGTTTTTATGGTGTTCCTGTTGGTTTTACATGCTTGGACTTCTGTTTAGGAGTGGCATTTTGAAGAGTTGACAAATATCTTATTCTTGGGAACTGTGGAATGGCATGTCCTTTTTTATTCTGTGCtcaaaaagaaatatttacaCATGTACTATTATCTTTTGCCTTGTAGGCTGGTGAGGATGATGACATTGTTCAGACCAATTATGATTCAGATGAAGATCAGGGTGTTCAAGAAGCAAACCCTTTGATGGTGCCCCTTAATGATGGGGCAGAGCTCACCCAAGAGGAGATCACAAATACATGGTTTAATCAGGATGTCTTTGCTGAAGTTGTAGAGGAACGAGATGTTGAGAGGGATGATAGTGAAAATGAAATGGATATTGATGGGCCAAAGGAGAAGATCCCTGTTGCTGTCAATATCAAAGGAAATAAGCCTGTTTctgaaaagataaaagaaaataaattggcTGCTTCTGTGGTGAAGGATCACACTCAATGTCAAGCATCTAAAGAAATTGATTATGAAGTTGTTCCTCAACCTGATACCGATTCAGATGATTCGTCCTCTGATGAGTCGGAGATAGATGATGCAGCAAAAGCTGAGTTATTGGCTTATGCTAGTCAGATGTTGAGGAAAAAGCGTAGGGAAGAGATACTAGATGATGCATATAATAAGCACATGTTTCATGATGAAGGATTGCCCAAGTGGTTTCTAGATGAGGAAAGGAAACACCGTCAACCAGAGAAGCCTATCACCAAAGAGGAAGTCGAGGCAATGAAAGCACAATTTAAAGCAATTGATGCCCGGCCTGCAAAGAAGGTTGCTGAGGCCAAAGCCCGAAAGAAGCGTGTTGCAATGAGGAAGCTTGAGAAAGTACGCAAGAAGGCCAATGTTATATCTGATCAGCCAGACATATCCGAACGTTCAAAGAGTAAGCAAATTGACCGACTATATAAAAAGGCTGTTCCAAAAAGGCCTCAAAAGGAGTATGTAGTCGCAAAGAAAGGTGTCCAAGTTAAGACTGGCAAGGGAAAAGTTCTTGTTGATCGCAGGATGAAGAAGGATATGAGAAAAAGTGGAATGGGTAGGGGAGGAAAAAAGGCAAAGGGTGGCAATGGTCCCAAGGGTGGCAATGGTCCCAAGGGTAACACGCCAAAGGGAAAAGGATTTTCAAAGGGTTCTGCAAAGAAgggaagaaaataaatgaaaataggCATGGCCTGTCTTAATTTCTCTGCAAAATTTTGTATGCTCATTTTTTTCCTTTGTTTGTTACTTTGCTTTAGatgataatataaattaaagaTTAGTGCTGTTTAGTTTCTCATTAAGGCAAACTCCAAATTTGATTGATGGATTCTGTTATAGAAGCTAAAAGTTGTTTAGAATTTGATTATGGGTGGCCTATATAGCCGTAACGGAGTAGTTTAAAGCattgtactttgatatttaattttataaatttttacggatgttgtattatttgtttagttttatattaaatatataggtagattattcataaaaaattattacGCTTTTTGCTATTCCACAACTCTAGTTTTAGGTTTGCCGCATTTTTTTGAGTAATTTGGGAGGTGATGGATGAGTGTATGCTGCTCTAATCAGGGTTTTTATAGATACAAATGAGGGCCCAAAGATTTAGaggaaaaaaatttaataaactcTAATAAGACCGGCAGTATTTCTTTCATTTTCCGTATAGTTGAATTTAATGTGTCAATTTTATTGGGTCACTTTTCTAATTCTTCGGATTAAAGTTAGGAAATTATGATCATCTACACTTTCAACCATTAAATTGTAGCTTAGTGATCATCTACACTTTCCCAATTATCATAGTAATGGACCTAATTGTTCTTAACGCTCTCTTCTCTCTCTATTCTTCTAAGAAAAGCCAACCGCCCCCTGCATCTTTCCTCTCCCAAAAATCCAAAATTTTTAGGGTTGCTTTGATGATCCTTAGATTCTTTGTCCTATTCTGACGGTTTGGTCCCTCTGGCTCCGTTGGTTTGGTTCCGGTAACTACTGTTTCGGAGTTGTGCAGGTTTTTTTCGGTTTTATCATTTGGATTTTTGGTTGTCTTTTTCGATATGAATCGATTTCGGTTCTATTTTCGTGGTTGGTAGTGGCGTGTCTTGCTTTTGATTTCTGATTCGTTTCAGATCTGTAGTTATCATCGCGTTCGGGTTGGTGTCTCCACAACAATGATTTTGTTCGGTTTCATAAACTTGTCCCTGACGTGCTATACTTTGTTATAGCCTGTTGTGATCTGAGTTTACTAAGCTTGAAAGAGCTTTTATACTTGCTGTGCCTGTGATTTATTGCAGGGAGTTGTTGGTACTTGAATTGATTCGTGTTGGCGGTCGATTCATTCACCATTTCCTAAAGATTATGAAGACTCACACAACATCTTTTATTTTGCTATCTGGTTTCGTTCTTGCACGCAAGTTCGTTGGGTAGTGTTTGTGTTGTGAGTGTTTTTATTTCTTCTTTGTATCAGTGTTTTTCTCTTTAGAATGATGACTATTTGATCTGGTTTAACTGAGTCAGGTTTTGCCTCTCAGTATTTTGtactattctatttttatttaatatattctgATTTATTAGAAAAAACCACTAAATTGTAATTCTCTCTTATCCAATTAGTTCTATCCTGCAACATAGCCCATTTCTCAACGGTGAGATCATTAAACAAACTAATTTTGTGAAGAATCTATGAATAAGCCTCCTCCGCATCCGGCCATGAAATCATGTATGGCAAAGAAAGTACACAACTCATCTTCTATCAGAAACATGACTATTAGATCTAAAGCCTTGTAATACACCAATGGCCAAATACAAAGTTAAACAGactcacttgttgtgactcctcTCCCTTGTTGTGACTCCTCTCCCTGATTCCTCTCCATACATGAACATGAAGGTCATTGGAAAATTAATCTACCTCCCAAATACAACGGGCCATATATATGTTACGCTCTACAATGACTCAATCAACATATGCCTATTCCTACAAATTATCATCACGAGGCAGCCACACATGTCCTAAAGTACCTCAAATTTGCTCAATCTCTAGGCATTGTACTGACATCAACCTCTTCCATCCATTCAAATCAAAGCATTTTGTGACAGAGTCCGGACTACTTGTTCAAATACTAGGAGGTCAGTGAcaagtttttgaatttttatggGCAACTCTCTAAATGTTGAGTAGAACAGGTGGCCAACAACGAACGGTTTGATCTTCGgtgatggttgagaaaaaaaggAGTTGTACTTGCAAGATACTCCGATGCTTGATCTATTTTGAGGAGGGGATAATAGACTATAGTAACTTTTTGTTAATTATTTAGTATTTCTAATGTTAGTTAGTTAAGACAGTTAAGTTATTGGTTAAGTTATTGGTTAAGTCATGCTCACTATAATACTAGTAGTACTATAGTACCTAACTATCACAGTTTTGTAATAATCTTTCTCATAATGGAAGAATTCACTCATTcacatttacttttcttttttttgtttgtttgtacaTTCACATTTACTTTTCAATTCTTCATTTAACTTTCAATACTAAAGTAAAAACAAGAATCCATCTTTTAGAAAACTGAGTTTTTATACTCTTTCCTAATTTCATTAGTTACGTAGTCAAGATATTCATTGTTAAGATATTGAAGGGAATCTATTTTTGAGATGAAATAACCTCTATTGATAGAAAGGTAATGAAGCCTAAGTTCTGAGGAATTAACATGCCACCTTCTAAATTATACatgtcaattttttatttttttaatttcatttttacctCTGATAAGATTCAAAGAATTTTCGAACAAAATTTCCAGTACATCCTACCAAATTTTCGATACGAGTAAATTTCTGGTAGTGTATTAAAAATTTTtggtataccggaaatttcaaatttccgggCAGTACTAAAAATTTCCGGTATGTTTTAATATTAGGTTTTTTcaacggttgagattttgccgacacttttggagggtccttattgcacagacacatatgtGTGACCTAGAATGCATCACCATttatataaataagggtcttagggTTATTGGATAACATATCTCAACAAAATGTCTCTTCCTCAGTATTTGATTAATGTAGCAGTGTATTTCTATGGCTGCAACCCTGGTGTTGAAACCAAGATTCCAGATGGCCCCGAATCCTTTGCCACCTGGAAAGAAACGTTGAATAATTCACTGTCTGATTCTGATAACAGAAGGGTGACAAAGATTGAGTTTCTGAAGGACTGTATTGATACAAATGGAAAGGTGAAATACAAGCtaatcgagttgaagaatgatgaagatgtgaaggccatgtggaaatcatttcTCCATAGGATAACTAAAGGttcgatcgagttggacgcgcaGATCCGAAGTTCCGTGGACGATATAATGAAGTGTCTGAAAAGTCCAAAGTCATCTGTTAGTGCGTAGGTTTTCATGTTTCAGAGTACTGTTTATGTTTGTTGTTTGTCGTCTTATGTTTCTTTACCTAATCGAAACATGTACTACAAAAAAAGATGATGCAATAAAAAGGACGTGTATCCCAAATATACATATAATAcaaccataaaaaaataaatatacatatCTCCTCCACGGGCAACATCGGTCAACCTAGCTAAAATAGTATGAACCTCACCATCAGGGTTCACCAAATCCATGAGGCTATCTAACTGAATGACGATGAGCTGTAGGCGGCTGTTCAGGTCACCTGTgggaggtggaggtggtggtggatCAGACGAatccatataaaaaataaatctaCATAACCTCTCCACGGGCAACATCGGCCAACCTAGCTAAAATAATATGAACCTCACCATCGAGGTTCACCAAATCCATGAGGCTATCTAACTGAACGACAATGAACTGTAGGCGGCTGTTCTGGTCACCTATgggaggtggaggtggtggtggatCGCACGAATCCCTGGTAGCTAAAGGCCTAGAACATCAGATGCTATGGTAGGTGGTATGACCCTAGGGTGTGACATACTGTGGAACCACTCCAGGTATCCATCCTCGCACTGCCCAGGCTTCTGAGCCTCAATGGTTGCATCAATGATTTCACGGGAGAACCTGATGATGTGACTCTGAAACCATCGATCAATGCTACCAGTTGGAGCCTCTAGGACCAAATGTGGGAGGGATGCCCTGTATATAACCATACTGGCGTACACACCTCTCAGGAAAGTGTCTAGCCACATGGCTCTCCCATCTGACATATCCTGAATATAAAGTAGATACCTCAAAAGGACGATGAGGGTGCTGAGCTGTATACGGTTTCCAGATGACATAATCCAAGGTCAGAGCATCCAGCCTCCGCCTGTACTCCACCAACCCTCTTGGAATGGTCTGTTTTGCCTTCCACCTCTTTGCACATGGGTCAGTAGCCGCAACACACTGGATCTTCCGCTCACAGATGTGAGAGAAGTGCTCGTAGATCCAACACTgcataaataaaaaccataaaataaatacaccaaaataattaaacacaaaaccatttaataaattataatatacctGTAAAAACTCAGATAACCAACAAGCTATCTGGTGTCAGGACGAGATGCAACATCAAGTGCCGTGTACAACATCGTCAATGCTGCCACTCCCGAAGCCCAACACGGGGTGTCAAGGGCGCTGAATAGAGAAAGGTATCGAACATCTATATAAAATTCAGACTTGCCCgcaaagagagtacatgccaCAAGATGTAGCATGTACGCCCTAGTGGAAACCTGTTACCTCTTTGCATCCACAAGCTCCTGATAAGTTCTCCTAAACCAAGATATCCTAAGGTGAAAGCCCCGAGTCTCACCAAACTCACGTAGCACATCCACCTCATCAACCTCCAAAGCATCCATAACCATGCACACCGCCGTCGCATGGTCCTTATAAACTGTTGTGAAAAACGTACCAGCAATCAGAATGTGAAAGAGGGCATTCACATCATCTAAAGCCACCATCATCTCCCCAAATGAAAGATGGAAGGATGATGTCTCCGGGTGCTACCTCTCAACAAAAGCTGATAACAGGGAGGCGTCCAACATCGTCAAGGAGCATTCAACAAAGTCCATCAGATGGAATTCTTGAACTATCCTCCTCACCTGCTCAGGTATCTGACTCTCGGGAAATTTCTTAAACTTCGATCCGTGAGAAGCGACCTTCAACACTGGACGCTCCTGTAACAGaataatacaattaaaataaattagtataaaTTAAATCGCGTAATAAGCATAAAAATTAAGCATTTAAACAAGACCAATATTACATACCTCGCCTTGCCATATCCTATAAGCGACATGGTCAGCGTATTCCGTCAACACAGACCTGTCAGAAGGTCCTCTGGGGAAACCTCCATCAGTGTGTACTGATGGCTGCGTAGATGCACAAGTGGTGGTGTTTGTATCCTGAACCACCCGCTCCTGACCTATTTGATCCTCAGCCACCGACACCTCAACCTCAGCCACCGACTCCTGAATCAACTGCTCCTCCACAACAGTGTTCTATCAGTCCGGCGGAGGTGTGCGAAACCCCGTCACCTCCTACTGCTTAGCCCTCCATTTTCAATTAGAACCAGTCAGAGGAAGACGTCCAACATGTAGCTCTGAGGCCTACGCCTCATCAACAGCTCAAGCAACCGCGCCGATTCTATCGGTCTGTCCTGCAATAGTATCGTCCTTGTTTCTAGTCCTCActgcaaaatttaaaaatataagaaaaatag
Above is a genomic segment from Vicia villosa cultivar HV-30 ecotype Madison, WI unplaced genomic scaffold, Vvil1.0 ctg.000073F_1_1, whole genome shotgun sequence containing:
- the LOC131623519 gene encoding adoMet-dependent rRNA methyltransferase spb1-like codes for the protein MGKAKAKGKHRLDKWYHLAKESGYRSRASYKLLQINSKFGFLSSARAVLDLCAAPGGWMQVAVKHVPHGNLVIGVDLAPIAPMIGATAIQEDITKPECKSKIKKIMNQNGVNVFDVILHDGSPNVGGAWAQEATSQNALVIDSVKLATQLLAAKGTFVTKVFRSQDYSAVVYCMKQLFEKVEVDKPIASRSESAEIYLVGLKYKAPAKIDPRLLDYKHLFQASAQPQAKVVDVLRDNKQKRHRDGYEDGNTTLRKVSSAANFIWSDAPLEILGSVTSISFTDPADLPIKDDKLTTGEVKTLCEDLRVLGKQDFKHLLKWRIHIRKALSSSKKTEPASTAVVESENEVDEDDRLLNEMEELTNALDRKKKREKKILAKRRAKDKVRKATGMQMDAVEDYVDHELFSLAAMKGKKDLVAVDTTDYEGGEGEGDDSDNEENKGGSEHSSSDLDSDEERKRYDEQMEDLLEQAYERFVIKKEGTAKQRKRIKNSYDADSQLLEAGEDDDIVQTNYDSDEDQGVQEANPLMVPLNDGAELTQEEITNTWFNQDVFAEVVEERDVERDDSENEMDIDGPKEKIPVAVNIKGNKPVSEKIKENKLAASVVKDHTQCQASKEIDYEVVPQPDTDSDDSSSDESEIDDAAKAELLAYASQMLRKKRREEILDDAYNKHMFHDEGLPKWFLDEERKHRQPEKPITKEEVEAMKAQFKAIDARPAKKVAEAKARKKRVAMRKLEKVRKKANVISDQPDISERSKSKQIDRLYKKAVPKRPQKEYVVAKKGVQVKTGKGKVLVDRRMKKDMRKSGMGRGGKKAKGGNGPKGGNGPKGNTPKGKGFSKGSAKKGRK